A genomic segment from Desulfonatronum lacustre DSM 10312 encodes:
- a CDS encoding malate synthase G yields the protein MDYVQAGTLQIAKPFYDFIVQEAAPGTGVEPKHFWSALERIVREFGPRNAALLRKRDTLQAAIDQWHRDRPGQPHDAAAYKQFLLNIGYLLPESESDGPDFQITTENVDPEIAAIAGPQLVVPVTNARYAVNAVNARWGSLYDALYGTDVVDEDQGAEKGEAYNPVRGARVMAGAAAFLDRAVPLAAGRHADVVRYMVAPSPSTPEGRTLVALLEDGSRQGLIRPEQFVGFFGPLNQDDEPKSVILRNHGLHLELRIDRTHHIGRENKAGVCDVVLEAALTTILDFEDSVAVVDAEDKTGAFRNLLGLLKGDLTAKFSKGGRFVERRMHEDRSFTAPDGTELRLPGRSLMLVRNVGLLMTTDIVLDDQGREIFEGILDGLTTALISLHDLRASADNPWRNSRHGSVYIVKPKQHGPEEVQFTRDLFAAIEGTLDLTHNALKIGIMDEERRTTLNLKECIRVARERVIFINTGFLDRTGDEIHTSMEAGPMVRKNDMRSEPWMTAYENWNVDMGLAAGLSGKAQIGKGMWAKPDKMKEMVEAKIGHPLSGANCAWVPSPTAAVLHASHYHQVDVFAQQRELMGKPRATLDDLLRLPLLGDKRPTPEEIEEELANNAQSILGYVVRWVNQGVGCSKVPDISDVGLMEDRATLRISSQHMANWLRHGICTRDQILAVLRRMADVVDRQNATDPQYQPMGPNHDQSIAFQAARDLILLGREQPSGYTEPILHARRKEVKAETH from the coding sequence ATGGATTATGTTCAGGCTGGAACATTGCAAATTGCCAAGCCGTTTTACGACTTCATCGTTCAGGAGGCCGCGCCTGGGACCGGGGTGGAGCCGAAGCACTTCTGGAGCGCCCTGGAGCGAATCGTCCGGGAGTTCGGACCGCGCAACGCCGCGCTGCTGCGAAAACGCGACACCCTGCAGGCGGCCATCGACCAATGGCACCGCGACCGGCCCGGACAACCCCACGACGCCGCGGCCTACAAGCAGTTTCTTCTGAATATCGGCTATCTCTTGCCCGAGAGTGAATCTGATGGCCCGGATTTCCAGATCACCACCGAAAACGTGGACCCGGAAATCGCCGCTATTGCCGGGCCGCAGCTCGTGGTTCCGGTGACCAACGCCCGGTACGCGGTCAACGCGGTCAACGCCCGCTGGGGCAGCCTGTACGACGCCCTGTATGGCACTGACGTTGTCGACGAGGATCAGGGCGCGGAAAAAGGGGAGGCCTATAATCCGGTACGCGGGGCCAGGGTCATGGCCGGGGCCGCCGCGTTTCTGGACCGGGCCGTCCCATTGGCCGCCGGCCGCCACGCCGACGTGGTCCGCTACATGGTCGCCCCAAGCCCATCCACGCCGGAGGGGCGGACCCTGGTCGCCCTTCTGGAGGACGGCTCCAGGCAGGGGCTAATCCGCCCGGAACAGTTCGTCGGCTTTTTCGGCCCCCTGAACCAGGACGACGAACCAAAATCCGTCATCCTGCGCAACCACGGTCTGCATCTGGAACTGCGCATCGACCGCACCCACCACATCGGACGGGAAAACAAGGCCGGGGTCTGCGACGTGGTTCTGGAAGCGGCCCTGACCACCATTCTGGACTTCGAGGACTCCGTGGCCGTGGTGGACGCCGAGGACAAAACCGGAGCCTTTCGCAACCTGCTGGGCCTGCTCAAGGGCGACCTGACCGCCAAATTTTCCAAGGGCGGCCGTTTCGTGGAACGCCGGATGCATGAAGACCGGAGCTTCACGGCCCCCGACGGAACCGAACTCCGCCTGCCCGGACGCAGCCTGATGCTGGTCCGCAACGTGGGCCTGCTGATGACCACGGACATCGTCCTGGACGACCAGGGCCGGGAAATATTCGAAGGCATCCTGGACGGCCTGACCACGGCCCTGATCTCCCTGCACGATCTCCGGGCTTCCGCCGACAATCCATGGCGAAACAGCCGCCACGGAAGCGTGTACATCGTCAAACCCAAACAGCACGGCCCAGAGGAAGTCCAATTCACCCGGGATCTGTTCGCCGCCATCGAGGGCACCCTGGACCTGACCCACAACGCCCTGAAGATCGGGATCATGGACGAGGAACGCCGGACCACCCTGAACCTCAAGGAGTGCATCCGGGTCGCCCGGGAGCGGGTCATCTTCATCAACACCGGATTCCTGGACCGCACCGGGGATGAAATCCACACCAGCATGGAGGCCGGGCCCATGGTCCGCAAGAACGACATGCGCTCCGAGCCGTGGATGACCGCCTATGAGAACTGGAACGTGGACATGGGCCTGGCAGCGGGCCTGAGCGGCAAGGCCCAGATCGGCAAGGGCATGTGGGCCAAGCCGGACAAAATGAAGGAAATGGTCGAGGCCAAGATCGGCCACCCCCTGTCCGGGGCCAACTGCGCCTGGGTCCCCTCCCCCACCGCCGCCGTCCTGCACGCCTCGCACTATCACCAGGTGGACGTCTTCGCCCAGCAGCGCGAACTCATGGGCAAGCCGCGGGCCACCCTGGACGACCTGCTCCGACTGCCCCTGCTGGGCGACAAACGTCCCACCCCCGAGGAAATCGAGGAGGAACTGGCCAACAACGCCCAATCCATCCTGGGCTACGTGGTCCGCTGGGTGAACCAGGGCGTGGGCTGCTCCAAGGTGCCGGACATCTCGGACGTAGGCCTGATGGAAGACCGGGCCACCCTGCGCATCTCCAGCCAGCACATGGCCAACTGGCTGCGCCACGGCATCTGCACCCGGGATCAGATCCTGGCCGTACTACGCCGCATGGCCGACGTCGTGGACCGTCAAAACGCCACCGATCCCCAGTACCAGCCCATGGGGCCGAATCACGATCAAAGCATCGCCTTCCAGGCCGCCCGCGACCTGATCCTCCTGGGCCGCGAACAACCGAGCGGCTACACGGAACCGATCCTCCACGCCCGACGTAAAGAGGTGAAGGCCGAAACTCATTGA
- a CDS encoding DNA internalization-related competence protein ComEC/Rec2: MHRDPPPSRDKTEANVSEITPPEFPAHPLWPGLLPWQHLLCAWILGMLAWEWPVPGTTALLLYLTALLCSWSRPPGTTRPHLPPPDPSAFSPGRQPPWWKNIRTAAPPLLAFALGVATVHLLHPVPPPADLPEINHRKPTTITAHVDEVRPRPGDHFQIILRDVRIHPTENSSETTPRALGGKLLWNWQSPPDVPSPGREVRVALRIRPIQGMANPGMNRSEDYWARQGIFHRAYSREANTAPVYSGAAGPAWEYRRQLREKLISSTPAGQGQAMLLALLMGDRSLLAPETMDLVQRASLAHSLALSGMHLGFVVGLGWLGATVLGWVRPQIYLRLPRPKLAVLLSVPLVLGYLWLGQAVPSLLRAALMFGSWGLLLLLNRQRVLLDGLFLALLIILALSPLAVFDLRLQLSALAVAGLALVWPLGREALRFTQRPWWQKPLAAGLGILAVSTVATLALLPLQAWYFGRISPHLYLNMLWLPLLGLAVFPLGLTGLLALLTPWTAPMAPPLLSLAGGILETMVGGLAALDQAGWLKASIALRPLWPQILGYWMLLLAVAAWWRSPQSLRPATVFLAVALLVLPGLTTILSNQRSQITLRLLDVSQGQAVLLELPGGSRWLVDGGGFWSWDYDLGRNIITPTLTHGRPPRLTGIALSHAHFDHYRGLFYPLDHFRVRKFASQGRGPEGRDGSILHETLNRRAIPETVWSKGDVIDLGKGVVLEVLHPDTDWLTADNQNDASLVLRLVWHDRPLALLPGDIEQPSIAALLQSLTDAPDALRAEALIIPHHGSRTSHSPQLYAQIRPDIAVVSTGFLNRFNHPHPEINQTLKDMSVPLLNTAKHGAVTIRWTGPNAPPRVTSERGGRINLGKEKK, translated from the coding sequence ATGCATCGGGATCCACCTCCTTCTCGGGACAAAACGGAGGCCAACGTATCGGAGATCACGCCTCCGGAGTTCCCGGCCCACCCTCTCTGGCCCGGCCTGCTTCCCTGGCAGCACCTGCTTTGCGCCTGGATTCTGGGCATGCTGGCCTGGGAATGGCCCGTGCCGGGGACCACGGCCCTGCTCCTCTACTTGACGGCGCTGCTCTGTTCATGGAGCCGTCCGCCTGGAACGACTCGACCACATCTCCCTCCGCCTGACCCATCCGCCTTTTCCCCGGGGCGACAACCACCCTGGTGGAAGAACATTCGCACTGCGGCTCCCCCGCTCCTGGCCTTTGCTCTCGGCGTGGCCACCGTCCACCTGCTCCACCCCGTTCCTCCGCCAGCCGATCTCCCTGAAATCAACCACCGGAAGCCGACCACCATCACGGCGCACGTGGACGAGGTTCGCCCCCGTCCAGGCGACCATTTCCAGATCATCCTGCGGGACGTGCGGATTCACCCCACGGAGAATTCCAGCGAAACAACCCCGCGTGCCCTGGGCGGCAAACTGCTCTGGAACTGGCAGAGTCCGCCGGATGTTCCCAGCCCCGGCCGGGAGGTCCGGGTGGCGCTGCGCATTCGCCCCATCCAGGGCATGGCCAATCCGGGGATGAACCGCAGCGAAGACTATTGGGCGCGCCAAGGCATCTTTCACCGTGCCTATTCCCGGGAGGCCAACACGGCCCCCGTCTATTCCGGCGCGGCCGGCCCGGCCTGGGAATACCGCCGTCAACTCAGGGAAAAGCTGATCTCCAGCACGCCTGCCGGTCAGGGCCAGGCCATGCTCCTGGCCCTGCTCATGGGCGACCGTTCCCTGCTCGCCCCCGAGACCATGGACCTGGTCCAACGGGCGTCCCTGGCCCACAGCCTGGCCTTGTCCGGAATGCACCTGGGGTTCGTGGTCGGGTTGGGATGGCTGGGGGCCACGGTACTGGGCTGGGTCCGGCCCCAAATCTATCTGCGCCTGCCCCGCCCCAAGCTGGCCGTGCTCCTGAGCGTACCCTTGGTCCTGGGATATCTCTGGCTGGGGCAGGCCGTACCCTCCCTGCTCCGGGCGGCCCTGATGTTCGGCTCCTGGGGTTTGCTGCTGCTTCTGAACCGCCAACGGGTGCTGCTGGACGGACTGTTCCTGGCCCTGTTGATCATCCTGGCCCTGTCCCCCCTGGCCGTTTTTGACCTGCGCCTGCAGCTCTCCGCCCTGGCCGTGGCCGGGTTGGCCCTGGTCTGGCCCCTGGGCCGGGAGGCCCTGCGGTTCACCCAGCGGCCCTGGTGGCAAAAGCCCCTGGCCGCGGGCCTGGGCATCCTGGCCGTGAGCACCGTGGCCACCCTGGCCCTGCTGCCCCTGCAAGCCTGGTACTTCGGTCGGATCAGTCCGCATCTGTATCTGAACATGCTTTGGCTGCCCCTGCTCGGCCTGGCGGTCTTTCCCCTGGGACTGACCGGCCTGCTGGCCCTGCTCACCCCATGGACCGCCCCCATGGCTCCGCCGCTGCTCAGCCTGGCCGGCGGCATCCTGGAAACGATGGTCGGCGGGTTGGCCGCCCTGGACCAGGCTGGCTGGCTGAAGGCGAGCATTGCGCTGCGGCCTCTCTGGCCCCAGATTCTGGGCTACTGGATGCTGCTCCTGGCCGTGGCCGCCTGGTGGCGCTCCCCGCAAAGCCTCAGGCCCGCGACCGTGTTCCTGGCCGTGGCCCTGCTCGTCCTGCCCGGACTGACCACCATCCTGTCCAACCAGCGCTCCCAGATCACCCTGCGCCTGCTGGACGTCAGCCAGGGGCAGGCCGTGCTCCTGGAACTGCCCGGCGGGTCGCGCTGGCTGGTGGACGGAGGAGGGTTCTGGTCCTGGGACTACGACCTGGGCCGCAACATCATCACCCCGACCCTGACCCACGGCCGCCCGCCCCGGCTGACCGGCATCGCCCTCAGCCACGCCCATTTCGATCACTACCGGGGCCTGTTCTATCCCCTGGATCACTTTCGGGTCCGGAAATTCGCCTCCCAGGGCCGCGGCCCCGAAGGCCGAGACGGAAGTATCCTGCATGAAACCCTGAACCGCCGCGCCATCCCGGAGACCGTCTGGAGCAAGGGCGACGTGATCGACCTGGGCAAAGGCGTCGTCCTGGAGGTCCTCCATCCAGACACCGACTGGCTGACCGCGGACAACCAGAACGATGCGTCGCTGGTCCTGCGCCTGGTCTGGCACGACCGCCCCCTGGCCCTGCTTCCCGGAGACATCGAACAGCCGTCCATCGCCGCTCTACTTCAATCTCTGACCGACGCGCCCGACGCCCTGCGCGCCGAAGCGCTGATCATCCCGCACCACGGTAGCCGCACCAGCCACTCCCCCCAACTCTACGCCCAGATCCGGCCGGACATCGCTGTGGTCAGCACCGGCTTCCTGAACCGCTTCAATCATCCCCACCCTGAAATCAATCAAACCCTGAAAGACATGAGCGTCCCACTCCTGAACACCGCGAAGCACGGAGCCGTCACCATCCGCTGGACAGGACCAAACGCTCCGCCCAGGGTAACATCGGAACGAGGAGGGCGGATCAATCTTGGAAAGGAGAAGAAGTAA
- the cobT gene encoding nicotinate-nucleotide--dimethylbenzimidazole phosphoribosyltransferase: protein MNQPTSLPNASSATSLLQDCVQAVTPLDRSATSAIQARLDDLTKPQGSLGRLEELALHLALISRDAGRGPAPKVDPSRIYTCAADHGVAAQGVSKFPSEVTAQMVRNFLGGGAAVNVLTRAAGVELRVVDVGVAHDDFTADVPDSAMLLRRKIKPGTADFSMGSAMTEAECAEAVAAGISLAEQAAEEGVLAVGTGEMGIANTTAATALYCAYLGCAPERITGPGTGLSAREVRYKAEVIARALSVNSNALPPAAPLRTLAALGGLEIACLTGLILGCAKRKLAVVVDGFISTAAYVAAWKIQPHVADYAFFAHGSAEPGHRIILDQLQARPILDLGMRLGEGTGAALAIPVLRAAAAMLNEMASFSDAGVSSAS from the coding sequence ATGAACCAGCCCACTTCACTCCCCAACGCATCGTCCGCGACCAGCCTGCTCCAAGACTGCGTCCAGGCCGTCACTCCCCTGGACCGCTCTGCGACATCCGCCATCCAGGCCCGGCTGGACGACCTGACCAAACCCCAGGGCAGTCTGGGTCGGTTGGAGGAATTGGCCTTGCACTTGGCCCTGATCAGCCGCGATGCCGGTCGCGGTCCGGCCCCCAAGGTCGACCCGTCCCGCATCTACACCTGCGCCGCGGATCACGGCGTCGCGGCCCAGGGCGTCAGCAAGTTCCCTTCGGAGGTCACGGCCCAGATGGTCCGCAACTTCCTTGGGGGCGGCGCGGCCGTGAACGTCCTGACCCGCGCCGCCGGAGTGGAACTACGAGTCGTGGACGTGGGCGTGGCCCACGACGACTTCACCGCCGATGTTCCGGACTCCGCCATGCTCCTGCGCCGCAAGATCAAACCCGGAACCGCGGATTTCAGCATGGGATCGGCCATGACCGAAGCGGAATGCGCCGAGGCAGTTGCCGCGGGCATCTCCTTGGCCGAGCAAGCCGCCGAAGAAGGGGTGCTCGCCGTGGGTACCGGCGAAATGGGCATCGCCAACACCACCGCGGCCACGGCCCTTTACTGCGCCTACCTGGGATGCGCGCCGGAACGAATCACCGGGCCGGGCACCGGTTTGTCGGCCCGCGAAGTCCGCTACAAGGCCGAAGTTATCGCCCGGGCACTGTCCGTCAACAGCAACGCCCTGCCCCCCGCGGCCCCCTTGCGCACCCTGGCGGCCCTGGGCGGTCTGGAAATCGCCTGTCTCACCGGATTGATCCTGGGTTGCGCCAAGCGCAAGCTGGCCGTGGTGGTGGACGGCTTCATCTCCACGGCGGCCTACGTCGCGGCCTGGAAGATCCAGCCTCATGTGGCGGACTACGCCTTTTTCGCCCACGGCTCGGCCGAACCCGGCCACCGCATCATCCTGGACCAACTCCAGGCCCGCCCGATCCTGGATTTGGGCATGCGCCTGGGCGAGGGCACAGGTGCCGCCCTGGCCATCCCCGTGCTCCGCGCCGCCGCGGCCATGCTCAACGAAATGGCCAGCTTCTCGGACGCCGGGGTCAGCTCGGCCTCGTAG
- a CDS encoding ATP-dependent 6-phosphofructokinase, whose product MSDTQISMHMEDDISTAIPNLGPAKVRSRMECALFINEDQRVQLFVTNEEGETGTNGTKTYDFEPAGPRGNLYFDPPKTKCAIVTCGGLCPGINDVIRALVMTAHHSYGVASTLGIRYGLQGFIPSYGHQLVELTPDKVASIHEFGGTILSSSRGPQSPEEIVDALERMNVSVLFLIGGDGTMQATLVIQEEVAKRGLKLSVIGIPKTIDNDINFVPRSFGFDTAVEKATESIRCAHTEALGAPNGIGMVKLMGRESGFIAAQATLALKDVNFVLIPEDSFEIHGPNGFLQALDDRIRRRGHAVVVVAEGAGQDLLAASSQTDASGNPVLRDICGLLRREIDSYFKSKDMDYTLKFIDPSYIIRSVPANANDRVYCGFLGQNAVHAAMAGKTGMVVSKLHGHYIHLPLSLVAGKRKKINTVSNYWQAVLQSTGQPVHMKTPPTDYPQGATCKLDFQS is encoded by the coding sequence ATGAGCGACACGCAAATAAGTATGCATATGGAAGACGATATTTCCACCGCCATTCCCAACCTGGGACCGGCCAAGGTCCGCTCCCGCATGGAGTGCGCCCTGTTCATCAATGAAGACCAGCGGGTTCAGCTTTTCGTAACCAACGAAGAGGGCGAGACCGGCACCAACGGCACGAAGACTTACGATTTCGAGCCCGCCGGCCCCCGGGGCAACCTCTACTTCGACCCCCCGAAGACCAAATGCGCCATCGTCACCTGCGGCGGCCTTTGCCCGGGCATCAACGACGTCATCCGCGCCCTGGTCATGACCGCCCACCACAGCTACGGCGTGGCCTCCACCCTGGGCATTCGCTACGGTTTGCAGGGCTTCATCCCGTCTTACGGCCACCAGTTGGTGGAACTCACTCCGGACAAGGTCGCCAGTATCCATGAGTTCGGGGGAACCATTCTTTCCTCCTCCCGCGGCCCCCAGTCGCCGGAGGAAATCGTCGACGCCCTGGAGCGGATGAACGTCAGCGTCCTTTTTCTGATCGGCGGCGACGGGACCATGCAGGCCACCCTGGTAATCCAGGAGGAAGTCGCCAAACGCGGGCTTAAGCTCTCCGTGATCGGCATTCCCAAGACAATAGACAACGACATCAACTTCGTCCCCCGTTCCTTCGGCTTCGACACCGCCGTGGAAAAGGCCACTGAATCCATTCGTTGCGCCCACACCGAGGCCCTGGGAGCTCCCAACGGCATCGGCATGGTCAAGCTGATGGGCCGGGAGTCCGGGTTCATCGCGGCCCAGGCCACGCTGGCCCTGAAAGACGTCAACTTCGTTCTGATCCCGGAGGACTCCTTCGAAATCCACGGCCCCAACGGCTTTTTACAGGCCCTGGACGACCGCATCCGTCGCCGCGGGCACGCCGTGGTGGTGGTTGCCGAAGGGGCGGGACAGGACCTCCTGGCCGCTTCCAGCCAGACCGACGCCTCGGGCAACCCTGTATTGCGGGACATCTGCGGTCTGTTACGACGAGAAATCGACTCCTACTTCAAATCCAAGGACATGGATTACACCCTGAAGTTCATCGATCCCAGCTACATCATCCGCTCGGTCCCGGCCAATGCCAACGACCGGGTTTATTGCGGATTCCTGGGCCAGAACGCCGTGCATGCGGCCATGGCCGGCAAAACCGGGATGGTGGTCAGCAAACTGCACGGCCATTACATCCATCTGCCGCTCAGCCTGGTGGCTGGAAAGCGCAAGAAGATCAACACGGTCAGCAACTACTGGCAGGCCGTGCTCCAATCCACCGGTCAACCTGTACACATGAAAACGCCCCCGACGGACTATCCTCAGGGCGCGACTTGCAAACTGGACTTCCAGTCATGA
- a CDS encoding RsbRD N-terminal domain-containing protein: protein MTNDIIELLKENRSMLVERWTAATLHTYPSESARFYSKENDQFLNPVGHAMSKGLSEILDAMLTGLDVQQIRPMLDSMVRIRAVQGFAPSNSLAFLLFVKKIIRDELGSEIQSKGLEKQLAAFEERVDGVLLVAFDVYAQCRQTLSDIKNSEFINRHTQLLKRANLMSEETRLA, encoded by the coding sequence ATGACCAACGACATAATTGAACTTCTCAAGGAAAATCGAAGCATGCTGGTCGAGCGTTGGACGGCTGCGACCCTGCATACCTATCCTTCCGAAAGCGCCCGCTTCTATTCCAAGGAAAATGATCAGTTTCTCAATCCCGTGGGCCACGCCATGAGCAAGGGGCTGTCCGAGATTTTGGACGCCATGCTGACCGGACTGGATGTCCAACAGATCCGTCCAATGTTGGACAGCATGGTCCGCATCCGGGCCGTTCAGGGGTTCGCTCCTTCCAACTCCCTGGCCTTTTTGCTCTTCGTCAAAAAAATCATCCGCGACGAGCTTGGCTCGGAGATTCAGTCCAAGGGCCTGGAAAAGCAGCTCGCGGCCTTTGAGGAGCGGGTCGACGGCGTTTTGTTGGTGGCCTTCGACGTCTACGCTCAATGCCGCCAGACGTTGTCCGACATCAAAAACAGCGAGTTCATCAACCGGCATACCCAGCTTTTGAAGCGGGCCAACCTGATGAGTGAGGAAACCCGTCTTGCCTGA
- the dsrM gene encoding sulfate reduction electron transfer complex DsrMKJOP subunit DsrM, whose product MAVWYSLLLVLGMSLFVYLGAGLLGLQAIFGIVVPYAAILVFLIGFTMRVLGWAKSPVPFRIPTTAGQQKSLDWIKPSKIDSPYTTWGVVGRMAMEVLLFRSLFRNTKAEITEGKLAYGSNKWLWLGGILFHYTFLTIVIRHLRFFTEPVPYFVQALESIDGMLQIGSPVIYQTDVILVAALLFLLVRRLASPQLRYISLPADYFPLFLILGIALSGIMMRYFAIFKVDLMSVKVLAMGLATFTPTIPEGIGVMFFIHLFLFSVLLAYFPFSKLMHLGGVFLSPTRNLPNDSRMVRHVNPWNAPVKVHTYEHYEDDFREKMIEADLPVEKQA is encoded by the coding sequence ATGGCAGTGTGGTACTCTTTGTTACTCGTCTTGGGAATGTCCCTTTTTGTCTACCTGGGAGCCGGGTTGCTCGGTTTACAGGCCATTTTCGGCATCGTGGTCCCGTATGCGGCGATTCTGGTCTTTCTGATCGGCTTCACCATGCGGGTGTTGGGATGGGCCAAGTCGCCGGTGCCGTTCCGCATCCCCACAACCGCCGGACAACAAAAAAGCCTGGACTGGATCAAGCCGTCCAAAATCGACAGCCCCTACACCACTTGGGGCGTCGTGGGCCGGATGGCCATGGAAGTCCTGCTGTTTCGGTCCTTGTTCCGCAACACCAAGGCTGAAATCACCGAGGGCAAACTGGCCTACGGGTCCAACAAGTGGCTCTGGCTGGGCGGCATTCTTTTTCACTACACCTTTCTGACCATCGTGATCCGACACCTGCGCTTCTTCACCGAGCCCGTGCCGTATTTCGTGCAGGCCCTGGAGAGCATTGACGGCATGTTGCAGATCGGCTCCCCGGTGATTTACCAGACGGACGTCATCCTGGTCGCCGCGCTGCTGTTTCTTCTGGTTCGGCGATTGGCGAGCCCGCAGCTTCGCTACATTTCCCTGCCCGCCGACTACTTTCCGCTGTTCCTGATCCTGGGGATCGCCCTTTCCGGCATCATGATGCGCTACTTCGCCATCTTCAAGGTCGACTTGATGAGCGTGAAGGTCCTGGCCATGGGCTTGGCCACCTTTACCCCCACGATACCGGAAGGGATCGGCGTGATGTTCTTCATTCACCTCTTTTTGTTCAGCGTGTTGCTGGCCTATTTTCCCTTCAGCAAGCTGATGCACCTGGGCGGCGTGTTTCTCAGCCCGACCCGCAACCTGCCCAACGACAGCCGGATGGTTCGCCACGTCAACCCCTGGAACGCCCCGGTGAAGGTTCATACCTACGAGCATTACGAGGATGATTTCCGGGAAAAGATGATCGAGGCGGACCTCCCCGTGGAAAAGCAGGCCTAA
- the dsrK gene encoding sulfate reduction electron transfer complex DsrMKJOP subunit DsrK codes for MSQAPKPEELLRVSHIPPKKDWMDPRVDLVPGTWGYPGKASSLETLGLPNPREWNPTDEDWKLPPNWKEIIHEGLKERLEKYRSLKVFLDICVRCGACADKCHFFIGSGDPKNMPVLRAELLRSIYRKDFTAVGRMLGTFAGGRELTEDVIKEWFYYFHQCTECRRCSLYCPYGIDTAEITIVVRELLNLIGVNIDWILGAAANCYRTGNHLGLEPHTFKGNIDFLVDDIEEYVGVRLNPTFNRKGAEVLFIAPSGDVFADPGIFTYMGYLMLFEHIGLDYTISTYASEGGNFGLFTSQETMKRLNSKMYAEAKRLGVKWILGGECGHMWRVLHQYMDTMNGPADFLEVPKSPITGTVFDNAKSTKMIHIVEFMADLIRHGKLKLNPKRNDYRRTTWHDSCNVSRGMGMFEEPRYVLKSVCNNFFEMPENTIREQTFCCGGGTGLNAGEFEYLRMMGGMPRAFAVKHVQEKHGVNLLVNVCALDRAILPPLMDYWAPEVSVSGLTELVANALVMEGEHDRPTDLRGEDIPGLEGDE; via the coding sequence ATGTCACAAGCGCCAAAGCCAGAAGAATTGCTCCGGGTATCGCATATTCCCCCCAAGAAAGATTGGATGGATCCCCGGGTGGACCTCGTTCCCGGGACGTGGGGGTACCCGGGGAAGGCGAGTAGTCTGGAGACGCTCGGATTGCCCAACCCCCGAGAATGGAACCCCACGGACGAGGATTGGAAGCTGCCTCCCAACTGGAAAGAGATCATTCACGAAGGTCTTAAGGAGCGTCTGGAAAAGTATCGCTCCCTGAAAGTGTTTCTGGACATCTGCGTCCGTTGCGGAGCCTGCGCCGACAAATGCCACTTCTTCATCGGCAGCGGCGACCCCAAGAACATGCCCGTGTTGCGGGCCGAACTGCTCCGATCCATCTACCGCAAGGACTTCACCGCGGTGGGGCGCATGCTGGGTACCTTCGCCGGCGGGCGCGAGTTGACCGAGGACGTGATCAAGGAGTGGTTCTACTACTTTCACCAGTGTACGGAATGTCGGCGCTGCTCCCTGTACTGTCCCTACGGCATCGACACCGCGGAAATCACCATCGTCGTCCGGGAACTGCTCAACCTGATCGGCGTGAACATTGACTGGATCCTCGGCGCGGCGGCCAACTGCTATCGTACCGGGAACCATCTGGGCCTGGAGCCGCACACCTTCAAGGGCAACATCGACTTCCTGGTGGACGACATCGAGGAATACGTCGGCGTTCGCCTGAATCCCACGTTCAACCGCAAGGGCGCGGAGGTGCTGTTCATCGCTCCTTCCGGGGACGTTTTCGCCGATCCCGGCATTTTCACCTACATGGGCTATCTGATGCTCTTCGAGCACATCGGCCTGGACTACACCATCAGCACCTACGCCTCGGAGGGCGGCAACTTCGGGTTGTTCACCAGCCAGGAAACCATGAAGCGGCTCAACTCCAAAATGTACGCCGAAGCCAAGCGTCTTGGCGTAAAATGGATCCTGGGCGGCGAGTGCGGTCATATGTGGCGCGTTCTGCACCAGTACATGGACACCATGAACGGACCGGCGGACTTTCTCGAAGTTCCCAAGTCGCCCATCACCGGGACCGTGTTCGACAACGCCAAGTCCACGAAGATGATCCACATCGTGGAGTTCATGGCCGACCTGATCCGGCACGGCAAGCTCAAGCTGAACCCGAAGCGCAACGACTACCGGCGGACCACCTGGCACGACTCCTGTAACGTGTCCCGCGGCATGGGCATGTTCGAGGAACCGCGCTACGTGCTCAAGAGCGTGTGCAACAACTTCTTCGAAATGCCGGAAAACACCATTCGCGAGCAGACCTTCTGCTGCGGCGGCGGTACCGGCTTGAACGCCGGGGAGTTCGAATACCTGCGGATGATGGGCGGCATGCCCCGGGCGTTCGCGGTCAAGCATGTACAGGAAAAGCATGGCGTGAATCTTTTGGTGAACGTCTGCGCGTTGGACCGGGCCATCCTGCCTCCGTTGATGGACTACTGGGCGCCCGAGGTTTCGGTCTCCGGATTGACGGAACTGGTGGCCAATGCGCTGGTCATGGAAGGAGAGCACGATCGGCCCACCGATCTGCGCGGCGAGGACATTCCAGGCTTGGAGGGGGATGAATAA